DNA sequence from the Pungitius pungitius chromosome 3, fPunPun2.1, whole genome shotgun sequence genome:
GCCCGTTGCATCCGGACAGAAACACATAAATCTAAAGATGGACCGGGGAAAAACAACTAGAAATAGGCTAAATAAGAAAAGGTCTTTTCCACTGTTGATCAGGTGACGTAATTCATGGGGGAGTTGAACTGATATTGAAAGCTGTATCAAATATTGAATCAATACATGTAGACCTCTAACATGGGCACAGGATACTTGAGGCCCTCCCAtctttagagtgtgtgtgtgtgtaggggggtgGCTTGTATGTGAAGTGTGTAGATTTCCTACTGAAATGATTATTGATTACGAATATTATCCAGCATTCCTTCAATCACTGCGCTACACAGCAGAACTCAAATGAGACTTTACTCAGCCCAAATCATGGATCCCATTATCAGTTTTCATGTCTGGAGGTCGACCTGCCTCTCCATCACGTGATTACATGCCCCCCAGCCTCCACTGTGGGCTATTACACGCGTATTACAATTAGTTCACATCCGGcgtggagctggggggggggggggatgagctGGTATCGATCCGGTTGTGGGAGCACACAGTATTTCCGGTCAGACTCGCCTTCTTTTCGCCGCTTTGGTCCTTTCTGACAGCGGGGCGTCATAATGTGGATTTGATTATGTCTTTGTTGATTTTTCTATTAATAGGCCGTGTTTGTCACTAGAGCCCATACGCTGTGCATAACACATCAAAGCAGGATTTCATCAGTTCACAATGACCCACACGTAACAGTACACTTAATGAATAATGACTTATAAGGGGAAACAAAACGTGATGAAATACTCCCGCGGGGGTCTTGTTGCGAAACCACATCGCAACACCTCGCTCAGACATCACCACTCCACGGGAGACACACTGCTTACCTTGGATGACGCGATATTAAAACGTGGGCCATCGCCACACCTGCAAGCGAGAagaattcaaaaagaaaatccccgAAGAAGTCGTTTAATCATGGACGACGGACCTCCATACAGCCCCGAACACTACCGACTCGTCGTCGGCTTCCAGGCCGGGGTCGGGTGCTCCGGAGCCGGTGCGCAGCGGCACCGCACCTCGGTGATCCAGCCTCCGCTCGCAGCGAAGCCAAAGCTCCCCGTTACTTGTGTCGCTTCGTTGTTTTATTCCTATTCTGGAATCACGGTTGCCAGATCTGTCACTTCATGGCGTCGTCCGCGACGTTGCCAGGCTGCGTTAGAAAGACACGTTCATATCTTATTTATGTGTCTGGAACGGCTTCACATCCGCTCCCCCGGTTTCCGCTCCCCTCGTCAGCCGCTCGGCTCACGCGCTGCCGGGCGCGAGCGATCCACGACCCGCCCGCGGCGTGGTCACAAGAAAAGGATTTCCACCAAAAACGCGGTTTATTTGTGCGTGTTCAGAGCCAGGCCTTGTTGTGGAGATCCACACCGAGCGAGCTCAGCATCACAATAACTTCCCTCCTCCCCTTGTGGATCACGGTTTCCCAAACTGCGGCTCCGTTGAAAAAAAGGGGTCGTTAGACAAAGGCACACAaactaaacatatatatatatatattatcatttaCCATATTTTCTAAATCcagaaatatattttacagggttaaaataataaactgttgtaaaaataaattgctttttttttattttaattaaatttattCCGTTAACTTTTTGGCAGTTTCTTCAGTGTGTACGGTGTTTGTGAACAACATTACTGCTGCTTACATTATTCAGTGACTGGGGgaacaacgcccccccccccacaccccctccctcccccactggCCTAGATGGAGTGCAGTGACCCGGAGAGGACCCGATGGAAGCAGACTGTTAGGATGGGAGAAAAGAGGGATTTGTCCATTAATCCGAGCGGATAAATCCcagcaacaaaaggaaaagtctGTCAATCCGGGTTTTTAGGCaccacactttaaaaaaagagaaagaaaaagatgcagaaatattcaaaatcaagtGCATGACTAAAGCAACATAAAACCGATATaactatataattatatatatatacataaatcaATTAACATAAACACAATCTTAGACTGAAAAGGTTTAATTTACAGAAATAGTACAATCTTCACAAAATGAATTAGAATGacaagtggtaaaaaaaaattggtttGTTTTGCAAAAGTAAGGCTGTGCATACATGTACATATAATACAATCTCAATTGAAGGACTGCAGCCctaatgtatataaataaaaagtactACCCAAGTCTCAAAATATAAACACAATGACAACATAACTCCAAGCCTTATATTTTCAACACCACCAAGCCAAGACAATATGTCAAGACAAACTTACTGTTTCAGATGTagatgtagaaataaataaataaaaatttgtTAACACAAAGGGGAGCGACAATcatttgtatttgaattaatatctgattttatttagcttttattCGTCAATCCAAAAATATTTATCTGTTCTGTTTTACtcatgaataaatcaaatgcattgtcctcaaaatgttttttttcaaggcaCTAATTGCATACGGTCTCAAATGtactcaaaatgtaaaaatatatatatattcaaatcaaataatGCAGTGTGTGTTGATGAGCTGGTGGGCCAAGATCATGTTCCCGCTGGCCTGGTAGATGAGAGAGAGGTTGAAGGCAATCTCCCTCCTCAGATCCCCATGATCATCAGGGATAccctgaaatacatttttaaaagtcgTGGATTGTAGGTCTCTTTATCAGTTACCTAaataaaagtaagaaaaaacatttatgtgTACACACCTCTAGTTTCTGAGCCGGCAGGTCCAGAGCCGCCTTATAGTAATGTATGGCCAAGTGTGTGAGGCCTATCTGGTGCAGCGCTCTGCCCAGGTTGTACATGCTCTCCTGACACACTCCGCGGAGGTCCACGTACCGCCACAGAAAGGAGAAGCCCTGAAAGACACACACGTTTAGGAAGAGCGGAGTCAGACAGTGAAGTGTGAAGTGCAAGGCAAGTGCTGGTTTAATTcagacaagacaaaaacaacacatgcaaaaaaaaaaaaaaaagaactaccTGCATCACCAGCGTATTCCTTTTGTCGACATACTTCTGAGAGGCCATGTGGATAAAGGTGAGACCCACACACAGGCTGTGAAGTGGGACTGTGGGTTGGTTCTGGAAGACCTGAATGTACTGGCCTGCAGACACAAAAAATGTGTTGGATAAATACCAATTGGGAGGCCTGCCGGCTAAAACGATCACAGCTTTTaactttttcattttggttttggAGATATCCTTGATAATTCAGGGAATCCCCAATTCATGACTCCCCAAATCCCAAGAATTTAAAAGATTTTTAGTTAGACTTTTAAGTtgtattcgtgtgtgtgtgtgtgtacacgttaCCCAGAGCGTGTTTGAAGCTCCCACACACCAATGCATTGTGACCGCACAGGAAGCCCAAGGCGAGGTTGCTGGGATTTTTTAACAACATACGTAGACAGAAGCGATGGTGACGCTGGTGATGGGAGGTTATGGTCAGctgggaggatggggggggggggggggggagggagacacatgcaaagaaaaaaagtgtactTTTATTAAAGTTTACTTGGTATTTCTAAGActgacaattgttttttttaagtttggaAAAATTAGGACAGATAGCAGCAAAAAATAATCTGGACCAGCTCAAAATAGGTGTGCACCATCCGAAAATCATGATACTGATTTGATTACCTCAGTGAGCAGATCCGCAAGTCAATGCAAAAATTGACAATATTATTAATTGATTGCAATATGAAGAATGCAGACACATTTAGTCACAAAATAAGAACCATGTGAATGGAGCATTATCAAAAATAGATGGTGATAATAATCGGTCAACTATAAACAGGCTCTTTGAACATATCGTCCAGCCCAAAATATCCAAAATGTCCCTTTAAAGTGGCGCATTAGGCAATAGAGGaataaaggattaaaaaaaacatatttacagaCCTGGTTGAAAATATTCCAAAGCTGAGGCCGATCTACAGATTCTATCAGCATCAATCTGTTGAGAAGAGCACAACGGACAAGTCACACTGTAGTTTCCACCAACCGCCCCAAAGTGACTCTCGGTGAGCGACCGGTTCCCCGGCGGACGGAGCGGCCTGCGCGAGCCCACCTGATGTAGTTGTAGGCCTTGTAGTGGTTGAGGTCGAGGATGGTGGCAGACAGGCCGAAGCACTCCATCTCCTTCCTCCGGGGCTTGTTGTCGTAGAACGAGTAGAACTCCATGGCGGACTCCACCAGCAGCTCGGCCTCCTCGTAGCGCCGCACGTCGCACAGCGTCAGCACGCAGCTCACCAGCAACTGCCACCAGTCCTCCTTGGACAGGACGTTGGTCTTGCCTGGGCACAGAAGATGACcatatacacacattttaaaccgTTGCAGCTGTAAGATGACCCATCAGGGACGTTTCCAAAAAGCACAGCCAACCAAATGAGACTCTGGCAAAACAATTGTGGTTTCATTTATCCCGAAATAAAAAACAGCTGAGGTCTAATTCATTCAAAGGAAAAGTTTCTTGGTTGCATATGGCTTTATCAATATTAAAGAACGGTTGATGGTAATCAAGAATAAAGGGAAACCAGCGTTTTTCCACTGATAATAATGGCAATGTTGTGTTTTCCCTCCCTTGACTTGTAGTAGTCAAACCAAAATTGAAGGATTGGATTCATATCCATCGAGTCGAAACGGATGACATATTCCATTATGGAATACACTACCGGGGCGTTAAGGCTGACCGCCagcagataacacacacacacatacacacttcttACCAGTATTGTCCAGGTAGGCCGCCTCGTGGTCGGCGATCTCTGGCAGGCTGGCCTTCACCAGTCTCAGGTGACTTTTGCCTGACACGGTCACAGAGCGCACGCACACCATAGCGCGCTGCATGGCCACCTGAGAAAGCAAGAATGGATTGTGGATTAAGGTCTTTTCTGTTTAACAAAACATAACTCTGTATGACCTTGTATGATTGCATTACGCGAGTTTAAGAACTGGGAGTTTTCGGCCTACatatcaacccccccaccccccgcctctgTGCAGATGGGTGTGTTAGCGAGCGTGGTACCTTGAGTAGCATGGAGATCATTGTGATCATAGCGTCCAGGTAGTCCTGTGTTTCTCCCTGAGTCTTTAGCAGTGTGGACCGATGCAGCAGAAGCTTTAGTTCCTACAAAATGCAGCGTGTATAGAGAAATGagcattaaaacaaatacactAGGAGAGCTCAAGTCTGGTTTTTAAATGGTTCAGTATTTATTAAGTAGGTATGGACACCAATTCCCACCAGTAAAGCAAATACATTAAGTTGTGCATCATAATTGTAAAGGATCAGAACATTTTATTGGAATTTATCCACAGAaggttaaaaatgaatattttttgtcTCATGCAGTCTtttatgtcaacaaattcaatctTGACCCccacacaaataataataataataaggataTTAAACCATGCCTTCTGTGCAGCCGAGGAGTCCTGGGCCAGCGTCTCGCTGTCGTACATGGACTCCAGGGCCTTGAGGGCGCACTCGGGGcggcccagctgctgctgcagggtggCCAGGGAGAGGCGGGCCTCCAGGTGCTGCGGAGCCATGTCCACCACTCTGGTGTAGCTCTGCGCTGCCGCTTCCATGTGGCCCAGCGCCTTCAGACACTCTGCGTAGAGCGAAGGCAGTTTTGCAGACTGGCTGAAAGGTTTCACACATGGAGAAGCATGCTTCCAGAGATTCTGGAGTTAAAATGTTTGACTTTCACTCTTCAGTTCAACAGGAACAATGTGCAATGGATTAGGTCTTCAACTTGAACACAATATCTCATCATATTAAGGACAAATTCTGAGTTGAAATACTGGCTTCTGTGATAACAAATTCTATCCGGAGTAGTGTTCCGGTGCAAGACCTCCGCTTTCATTTTGGCCTGCTTGATACCGCCCACTGCTTATTTATGTCAGACATGATCATTAAATCCTTTGGCATATTTGACTACTGCTTCAGCTTTTGCTCTGTGTTGCGTCGCACCTGCGTGTCGCAGCCAGACAACAGCCAGGTTGTACTGCTCGGATATGACGAGGGCCGACAGCAGCGGCAGAGCGCTCATGTACTCGCCCTCGTCCAGGTAGGCTTCACCCACATCCAGGTACAAGTCACCGATCTCCTCCGGACTCTGCTCCATCAGCGATGACACCAGCCTCTGTGACGGAACTGGGGTCATAACCACTTTCAGTCTcccaaaaaggttttttttaattattctgCTTACCTCCAAGGGTGTGTTGACATTCAGGTGTATGAGGCAGACAGTCAGCTTGGCCCTAAGGTCCACCGGGGTACTGTCTGGTATAAGGACATCTTTAATttcacctggacacacacagggtggggAGAGGGCTCAATTAGACACCGGGCGGTCCCTTTGAGGAGACACATTTTAACTGGGATATTAATAGAACCCGATTCTGAAGCTGGATGACAAAAGAAGGTTTAATGCTTAGAAAAGCCGCTTTACCATGAAATCTAACAGAAAAGATAAGTTTAacccaaatacattttttcagccattttagccAAGCAATTATGGAGTTATGGCCAAAACGGAGCTTTTTGAGGTGACATTAACCTTCGACCTACAACACCTTATTAGTTCATTCTTGAGTCTGAGTGTGGTCtgtgaaaataatgaaatacacTCCATATTGTACTTAGACGTTATAAACAAAAACCGGAAATATCtgcatatttatatacattgaCGTTTTTTGACGTTACTCACGGTTGTTTATAGGACCTATTTCTGCCTTAGTCTTTGAGTCTTCATTGTTCTCATTGGTCTCCTCCCCTGctttctcttgttgttgttgttgttcttgttgttcttgttgttgttcttgttcttgttcttgtaCCTCGCACCCTGATTCGGATTCATTGcattccaaaactatacctgcAAACTGGACCAAGacctgtgaaaacacacagaacattaatttatttgttaaataaaagtaatttaaaCAAGAATTAATTCATAAAAAGATGAGGAATTATCTAAACTCACAACTCATTGACGGACATGTTATGCAACAGTATCAGAAGGCACAAAGGTTGGCTGCCAAGTTGAACTAAAGCTTAGAtgatttttaaatccttctgtTACTGTGGCATCTAAAAACGAAAGGTACTGCTTGGCGTAAAGCACTTGAGACAGCCCCCTCGACCACAACATATATTTTAAGAAGATGTGCAACCGCCGCCGCAACAAGCTCTCGGCCTCTACCTGCAGGGCCTTGTCGTACTGCCGGTTGGCCACGTAGAGCTCGGCTGCCATGTTGATCAAGTCGTCGCTGACCAGGCTCGGGTGTCGCTCCATCGCTTCCTCCATCACACCCAGGGCCGAGGGCAAGTCGTTGCTCTCGTAGTAACTCCTAAGCAGGTCACACGTGTTACGAAtgaaaccgtgtgtgtgtttgtgtgaagcgGGTTGAGGTGACCCTACTTGGCCATGTCCTTGGAGAGCTGCATGAAGTGCTCTCCGTCCTCCATCGGCAGCAGCGACAGGATCCTGCGGTAGCCGTCCATGCACTGCTTGTGCTCCCCCAGGCGCATGTGGAGGCTGGCGCGCTCCCACAAGTAGCGCACGTTACTGGGGTCGGACTTAATGGCTGCGGCGGGAGAGAGAGGATGGAAGGGATTAGGACGCGAATGGTGGACGAGGTTGTAGCGATACTTCTGTGGATCGATAACAGAAGTTATCACCTAGTGGAGatgggaaagaaagaggaaaaaaaagtctctaGACCTCGGCACTCTGAACCTTTGCAGCAAAGTTGTTTATTGGACTTTACCAATAATAAatatgtacacacaaacacacaagcaactTTTTTAGGTGCACCCGTTCAATTGCTTGTTAATACAATTtgctaatcagccaatcacatggcaccaactcaatgcatttaggcatgGAGACGTGGTCAAGAGAGACGGGCTGGTCAGAGTGCGTCACAAACTGCTGATCTACTGGCACTATCACGCGTAACcctctctagggtttacagagaatggtcaaGTTGTGTGTACGAAAAGGCCTTGTTGATGTGAGAGGTctggagaatgggccgactggtTCAAGATGATAGAAAGGcaacagtaactcaaataaccactcgttacaatcAAGGAATGCAGAATTACAATCTGCACGCGCTgaccaaaattggacaatagatcGTAAAAACGTTGTCTGGTCTAATGAGCCTCAATTTCAGCTGCGACATTCAGATGGTACGGTCAGAATTTGCaataaacaacatgaaagcatggctCCGTCCTGCCAAACAGGAACAATGggctggtgatggtggtgtaAACGTGTGggggatattttcttggcacactttgggcCTCTTACTAATAATTGAGCACTGTTTAAATGCCGCCGCTACcagagtattgttgctgaccacaCTGTgtcttctgatggctacttccagcaggataatgcaacATTTCACAAAGCTCATATCATCTCAAAccggtttcttgaacatgacaatgagttcactgcactCCAATAGCCTCCACAGTCACCACATCTCAATCCAACAGAGCACCTTTGGGATGTGGGAAATTCACATCATAGATGTGTAGCCGACAAATCTGCAACAACTGCATGATGCCATTGTGCCAATTCGGCCCAAAATCGGAGGAATGTTTGCAACACATCTTGTTAGAAgtatgccacaaagaattaaggcagttctgaaggcaaaaggtgGTCCAACCTTTACTCGCGAGGTGGACCTAATAAAGTGAGTGTATgtataatttttctttttcttaaaataGTGAAAGTATGTCAGACTGACCTTTTGAGTAGCAGATAATGGCCTGTCTGATGTTGTCCTGCTCCAGAGACATTTCTGCCAGTCTGATCCACTCCTCACAGGCCGCAGAGTTCAGGTGGGCTGCGATCAGACCAAACTGCAGCGCCTTGTCCATGTCCAGGTCATCCTCATAGATCATGGCCAATGTGGAGAAAGGCTCATGCGCCAAAGGAGCTGGAAGAGAAGACGAAGacaattcatttagaaaatgaatACATCAGAAGAAAATTTGAAAAAGTTGCAACTCCAGGAAGTAGGAGTTGGTTACATACCCTGTCTTATGATCTCCATACACATCAGGATGgcgtcctccttctctcctctggcgTAGCGAATGTTGGCCTCTCCCATCAAGCCTCTCAGAGCTCGGGGGAGCTTGCTTCGATGACGCCGTTCCTGGACGAGCGCATACATGAAGGCAAACTGTCACACATCAAGAGCTGGGAAACAAACTAAACTgccccccatcctcctcctcctcctcctcaccctcatcATTTTATCGTTCTCTCGGCTCAGTTCCATCTCCAGGGCGAACACGTCTCCCACCGTTGGGTCCTCTGCTGtataatcctcctcctcttcctccagtgcTCTCTTTTTCCGGCCCCTCTGtcgtcttcctcctttttcccGCAGCTTCAGCATCTTCTTCGCCGACACCTTCTCCGTCCGCGCTTTTCCCTCTTCCTCAACCTTGTAGTCCTCATCAAATTCATCATCAGCATAGCTTaggctgtcctcctcctgctcgtcTGAAGATGGTGGCTCCGACTTTTCTCCCAGCATGGAGGCAAAGACCTGGTGGACTCCCGGGCTGACTCCCTCCTCTAACAGGTGGGGAGCGTGTTGTCAAGTGAAGTCATCAACACTTAAAGTAACATGATAGTGTTGGCATGAATTGTCTGAACCTTGTCTTCTTATTGTCTAGCTGCTAATACGGATTCCCCATTATTATCATTTAGTACTATTGTTATTAGCATCAGGAGAGTTAATGTCTtaatatctatttttttgtttctcaagcTATATTAAGGTATCATCTAACAAAAAGGTTTTATAAAAGCCACAATAATTTGTCTGAGCTAATGAGGTCAATAGCAAATGGTTTCACTTGGCTTGTTTTACTGGGCCGTATTAGAGAAAACAATAACATAGAGCTTAGTATCATATCATGACAGACATTTTTAAGTTGATCAACCAATGATGTTGGTTCTAGCACAGTGGTTTCATTGATCAACGATGAGAATGGCTCAGTCTAGATTTGACATCTAATGTGTATTGATAAGTACCTGATTTAACTCAAGAAAACTAAATAATACTTTAAATGGGTCAAAGATCCTCTGACAGCGGGGCCCCACTTCCTAGAAAAACCTAATTGGTCCCGATTAAAAGCCCGACCCGTGTCAGACACACAGTATTTACCAATGTTACTCGGGATCTGGGCAGATGTAGAGGGCttagcatcatcatcatcctcctgcACACCTTCAGATGGTACCTCGAACTCCTGAGAGAACAGACAACACATAACGGTACACAACGTGCACACGTCCTCTGTGCAGCAAAGCGTATCGTAGCAGAAGACCTTTCCTTAGGAATGCAACTGTAGTGAGACGATACAGTAGGCCTCTATTAAATGAATGTTAGCTAATGCCTGTGTCCCATGTGACCCATGTGTAGGGGGATGCTGCTGTGTGAGCTATGCTAGCTTAGCAATAACAAACAAAGCACATTGTTGGTTAagtataatgtaataataagtGGAAaaaacgtatgtgtgtgtgtgagttaaaCATATTTAAGATGTAAAAGGTTGTACTGCCGACTCAGCAAACCTAACTCTAACCTAGAAACTTTATCTATGCTAATTTTGCTTAGCTTTAGCTCCATCCCGGTGGTTAGCATGTCCCGAATCTGGAGGAAAGGAAACGTCGAGTGTACGATACTGACAGCAAACAATGCATATCTAATAGAATAAGCATAATGGTGGACTGCTAAAGCAGTTCAGAATGAATTTTGTTGTAAAGTCTTAATAAACACATCTAATGTGAAACAAATTTAGGATTTAAAACGCTACACTGTTGCCTTATACTCATGCTAACTTAGCTCTGCTTCTAGACTGCGGGGTTCAGCCATTTGAACCAACTCGTTTTAATATCCATAATGAGTGATGTACCGTGGCATTGCGTTCGTCCCTCCGCTGGTCGAACTCTTCGAAGGTGATCCTACCCTCCATGTAGTCTATGAGCTCGGAGCTGAAGCCTGACATCGCTGCCACTGgacgtgtgtgtctctgtccgAAGCTGACTGGCGCACACCATATGCTTCTTCAAAGAATAATGCACCAAATCACACAACAGCCGTAACTAAATATCGACCGCTAACTGTGAGAACCGATCCCGATCACTAGCTGCAGCATTTCACTtaaggctaaaaacaaaacaccaccAGCATGGTGCCCTGCAGTCACGTTACATGCAGAGTCTACCGGGTCCGTCGTTACGTAATATGTAAACAAGCTGACGTCACCGCGTCGCCCTGCGCAGGTTGGCGCCAAGCCGGAAATAACCCACAACAGTTTAATTATTTAGCATTTTTATTATCAATAACTAAGTTaataaagttgaataaagtCATGTTTTCCTGGTGCTTGCTGCTCTGTTCATTAGTGAAGAAAATCACTGCTGTTCGGATAACGTAATGGTCTGTTGCTCACGTATGTTTCTTGAATGGTATTTACAAGCGTTTTGGCGACACCCAGCGGCGAAGAGTGGGAATGTACATGACACCTGTGTAATTTGTAACATCATCTATT
Encoded proteins:
- the gtf3c3 gene encoding general transcription factor 3C polypeptide 3, which codes for MSGFSSELIDYMEGRITFEEFDQRRDERNATEFEVPSEGVQEDDDDAKPSTSAQIPSNIEEGVSPGVHQVFASMLGEKSEPPSSDEQEEDSLSYADDEFDEDYKVEEEGKARTEKVSAKKMLKLREKGGRRQRGRKKRALEEEEEDYTAEDPTVGDVFALEMELSRENDKMMRERRHRSKLPRALRGLMGEANIRYARGEKEDAILMCMEIIRQAPLAHEPFSTLAMIYEDDLDMDKALQFGLIAAHLNSAACEEWIRLAEMSLEQDNIRQAIICYSKAIKSDPSNVRYLWERASLHMRLGEHKQCMDGYRRILSLLPMEDGEHFMQLSKDMAKSYYESNDLPSALGVMEEAMERHPSLVSDDLINMAAELYVANRQYDKALQVLVQFAGIVLECNESESGCEVQEQEQEQQQEQQEQQQQQEKAGEETNENNEDSKTKAEIGPINNREIKDVLIPDSTPVDLRAKLTVCLIHLNVNTPLERLVSSLMEQSPEEIGDLYLDVGEAYLDEGEYMSALPLLSALVISEQYNLAVVWLRHAECLKALGHMEAAAQSYTRVVDMAPQHLEARLSLATLQQQLGRPECALKALESMYDSETLAQDSSAAQKELKLLLHRSTLLKTQGETQDYLDAMITMISMLLKVAMQRAMVCVRSVTVSGKSHLRLVKASLPEIADHEAAYLDNTGKTNVLSKEDWWQLLVSCVLTLCDVRRYEEAELLVESAMEFYSFYDNKPRRKEMECFGLSATILDLNHYKAYNYIRLMLIESVDRPQLWNIFNQLTITSHHQRHHRFCLRMLLKNPSNLALGFLCGHNALVCGSFKHALGQYIQVFQNQPTVPLHSLCVGLTFIHMASQKYVDKRNTLVMQGFSFLWRYVDLRGVCQESMYNLGRALHQIGLTHLAIHYYKAALDLPAQKLEGIPDDHGDLRREIAFNLSLIYQASGNMILAHQLINTHCII